The following coding sequences lie in one Arachis ipaensis cultivar K30076 chromosome B03, Araip1.1, whole genome shotgun sequence genomic window:
- the LOC107631936 gene encoding paired amphipathic helix protein Sin3-like 4: MKRSREDVYMSSQLKRPMVSSRGEPSGQPQVTIGNAGQKLTTDDALQYLKAVKDMFHDKKEKYDDFLEVMKDFKAQRIDTAGVIARVKELFKGHRNLILGFNTFLPKGYEITLPLEDEQPQQKKPVEFVEAINFVGKIKSRFQGDDRVYKSFLDILNMYRKETKTISEVYLEVAALFRDHEDLLEEFTHFLPDNSVSASTHYTSARNSILRDKSSAMPTIRPVHVEKKERTMASHGECDLSVEHPDQELDKSLVRADKDQKRRAEKEKDRREERDRRERERDDRDYDVDCNRDSLSHKRKSGRRTDDSGAEPFHDEDENFDLRPMSSTCEDKSSLKSMCSQVVAFLEKVKEKLRTPEVYQEFLKCLHIYSREIITRQELQSLVGDLLGKFPDLMEGFNEFLAQCEKNEGFLAGVMNKKSLRNEGHGLKALKVEERDRDRDRDKVEGVKERDRECRERDKSTAAANKDVFVPKMSPYATKDKYLAKPINELDLSNCEQCTPSYRLLPKNYPIQIPSQRTELGAEVLNDHWVSVTSGSEDYSFKHMRKNQFEDILFRCEDDRYELDMLIESVNVAIKRVEELLEKINTNIIKGDSPIRIEEHFTALNLRLIERLYGDHGLDAMDWLRKDASRFLPVILNRLRQKHVECVRMSVACKPEWAKVHAANHHKSLDHRSFYFKQQDKKSLSNKALLTEIKEISEKKWKDDVLLAIAAGNRRPLLPNLEFEYPDPEIHEDLYQLIKYSCGELCTTEQMDEVLKIWTTFLEPMLGVPSRPQSCEDTDDIVKAKSNSSRSGTSNDSNGNDSHGFGATPNNLNTNENRDESIPLAQSNSFKEWLANGDSGVKESSHLDSDRTSYKIETLGSNTQQGKIHMIASIPDEVSRINKQDHPIEKLASANISVASGMEQNGRTNIDNTSGLTSPPSGPGNVSGEGGLGLPPSKLADSTKPVTSSNGAITEGTKVHRPKDESVGHFKSDREEGELSPNGDFEEDNFAVYGEAGLEGVIEGKDSSTSRQYQSRHGEEVCGEAGGRNDLDDEGEESPHRSSEDSDHALENGDVSGSESADGDDFTREEKECGDQEHNNKAESEGEAEETADGNDVEGDSSLLPISEHFLLTAKPLAKYVMPVLHEKEHYRVFYGNDSFYVLFRLHQKLYERIRSAKVNSSSDERKWGTTNDTSSTEQYGRFLNSLYDFLDGSSDNTKFEDDCRAIVGTQSYVLFTIDKLIYKLVKHLQAVADDEMDNKLLQLYAHEKSRKPGRFFDTVYHDNARILLHDDNIYRVECSPAPTRLSIQLMDYGRDKPEVTAVSIDPKFSAYLHNDFLAVVPDQNKKSGIFLNRNKRKYVVGDEFTSQAMDGVDVFNGLECKIACSSSKVSYVLDTEDFLIRTRSRRRTLHHNNSFHEKAKPSEKCSSRAQRYHQLFTII; the protein is encoded by the exons ATGAAGAGGTCCAGAGAGGATGTTTACATGAGTTCTCAGCTCAAACGACCTATGGTATCTTCTAGAGGAGAACC CTCCGGGCAACCCCAGGTTACGATTGGTAATGCTGGTCAGAAACTGACCACAGATGATGCCTTACAATACCTGAAGGCCGTGAAGGATATGTTTCATGATAAGAAGGAAAAGTATGATGACTTTTTAGAAGTAATGAAAGATTTCAAGGCCCAAAG AATTGATACAGCGGGTGTCATAGCAAGAGTGAAGGAGCTATTTAAAGGGCATAGAAATCTAATTTTAGGGTTTAATACCTTCTTGCCTAAGGGATATGAAATTACACTTCCGTTGGAGGATGAACAACCTCAGCAGAAGAAGCCTGTTGAATTTGTTGAAGCTATAAATTTTGTGGGCAAGATCAAG AGTCGGTTTCAAGGCGATGACCGTGTGTATAAGTCGTTTCTTGATATATTGAATATGTACAGAAAGGAAACCAAGACTATCTCTGAGGTTTACTTAGAG GTTGCTGCACTTTTCCGTGACCATGAAGATCTTCTTGAggagtttactcattttcttccTGATAATTCAGTATCAGCTTCAACTCATTATACTTCTGCCCGAAATTCTATACTTCGTGATAAGAGCTCTGCAATGCCAACTATTAGACCAGTGCATGTTGAAAAG AAAGAAAGGACCATGGCTTCTCATGGTGAATGTGATCTCAGCGTTGAGCATCCTGATCAAGAACTCGATAAAAGTTTGGTGAGGGCTGATAAGGACCAGAAAAGGCGTGCTGAAAAGGAAAAGGACCGTCGAGAAGAGAGAGATAGGAGAGAAAGGGAAAGGGATGATAGAGATTATGATGTTGATTGTAATAGAGACAGTTTATCCCACAAGCGAAAATCTGGTCGTAGGACTGATGACTCTGGTGCTGAACCATTCCATGATGAAGATGAAAATTTTGACCTGCGCCCTATGTCATCTACTTGTGAAGATAAAAGCTCTTTGAAAA GTATGTGTAGTCAAGTCGTTGCTTTCCTTGAAAAAGTCAAGGAGAAATTACGAACTCCTGAGGTTTACCAAGAATTTTTGAAGTGTCTACATATATACAGCAGGGAAATAATTACCCGACAAGAATTGCAGTCATTG GTGGGTGATTTGCTGGGGAAATTTCCAGATCTTATGGAGGGATTTAATGAATTTTTGGCACAATGCGAGAAGAATG AAGGATTTCTTGCTGGCGTCATGAACAAAA AGTCCTTGCGGAATGAAGGACATGGATTGAAAGCATTGAAGGTAGAGGAGAGGGATAGAGATCGAGACCGTGATAAGGTTGAAGGGGTGAAAGAAAGGGATAGAGAGTGCCGAGAAAGGGACAAATCCACTGCAGCTGCAAATAAAGATGTTTTCGTTCCTAAGATGTCTCCATATGCCACCAAGGATAAGTATTTGGCAAAACCTATAAATGAGCTAGACCTTTCTAATTGTGAACAATGCACTCCCAGTTACCGTCTTCTTCCAAAAAAT TACCCAATACAAATACCTAGCCAGAGAACAGAACTTGGTGCAGAAGTATTGAATGACCACTGGGTGTCTGTCACTTCAGGAAGTGAAGATTATTCCTTTAAACACATGCGAAAAAATCAGTTTGAAGATATTCTGTTTAGATGTGAAGATGACAG GTATGAACTTGATATGCTGATCGAGTCTGTAAATGTAGCAATCAAGCGAGTTGAAGAGCTCTTGGAAAAGATTAATACTAATATTATAAAGGGAGACAGTCCAATTCGAATTGAGGAACACTTCACAG cTTTAAATCTTAGATTGATTGAACGATTATATGGTGACCATGGGCTTGATGCAATGGATTGGCTAAGAAAGGATGCATCTCGCTTTTTGCCTGTCATATTAAACCGCTTGAGGCAGAAACATGTAGAATGCGTAAGGATGAGTGTTGCTTGTAAACCAGAGTGGGCTAAAGTACATGCTGCGAATCATCATAAATCACTTGATCACCGTAGCTTCTACTTTAAGCAGCAGGATAAGAAAAGCTTGAGTAATAAAG CCTTACTGacagaaataaaagaaattagtgAGAAGAAATGGAAAGATGATGTTCTTCTTGCAATTGCTGCTGGAAATAGACGGCCTCTTCTTCCAAACTTGGAATTTGAGTATCCTGATCCAGAGATCCATGAAGATTTGTATCAGCTAATAAAATACTCCTGTGGAGAACTTTGTACAACTGAACAGATGGATGAAGTTTTAAAGATTTGGACTACTTTTTTAGAGCCCATGCTTGGTGTTCCTTCTCGACCCCAGAGTTGTGAAGATACAGATGATATTGTTAAGGCTAAGAGCAATTCTTCTAGAAGTGGCACTTCAAATGATTCTAATGGTAATGATAGTCATGGTTTTGGTGCGACTCCTAATAATTTAAACACTAACGAAAACAGGGATGAGAGTATTCCATTAGCACAGTCAAATTCTTTTAAAGAATGGTTAGCAAATGGGGATAGTGGAGTTAAAGAGAGTAGTCATCTTGATTCAGACCGCACTTCATACAAGATTGAAACTTTGGGCAGTAATACACAGCAGGGTAAAATACATATGATTGCATCCATCCCTGATGAAGTATCAAGAATCAATAAACAAGACCATCCGATTGAAAAGTTGGCGAGTGCTAATATCTCAGTGGCCTCTGGAATGGAGCAAAATGGAAGAACTAACATAGATAACACATCAG GACTTACTTCACCTCCATCTGGTCCTGGTAATGTTTCTGGCGAGGGAGGGCTTGGTTTACCTCCATCAAAG CTCGCTGATTCTACAAAACCTGTTACATCTTCAAATGGGGCTATTACTGAAGGCACCAAAGTTCACCGACCCAAAGATGAATCAGTTGGACACTTCAAAAGTGATAGAGAAGAGGGAGAATTATCTCCCAATGGAGACTTTGAAGAGGACAACTTTGCAGTTTATGGAGAAGCTGGTTTGGAGGGAGTGATTGAAGGGAAGGATAGTAGTACAAGCCGACAATACCAAAGTAGACATGGAGAAGAAGTTTGTGGTGAAGCCGGAGGAAGAAATGACCTTGATGATGAAGGTGAGGAAAGTCCTCATAGGTCGTCAGAGGACAGTGACCATGCTTTGGAAAATGGTGATGTTTCTGGTAGTGAGTCTGCTGATGGTGACGACTTtacaagagaagaaaaagagtgtGGGGATCAAGAACACAATAACAAGGCTGAGAGTGAAGGTGAAGCTGAAGAAACGGCTGATGGCAATGATGTTGAGGGAGATAGTTCCTTGTTACCAATTTCAGAACACTTTCTTCTCACGGCAAAGCCTCTGGCAAAATATGTCATGCCAGTGTTGCACGAAAAAGAACATTATAGAGTCTTTTATGGAAATGATTCCTTTTATGTGCTGTTTAGATTACATCAG AAATTGTATGAGAGGATTCGGTCGGCAAAGGTTAACTCGTCCTCTGATGAAAGGAAATGGGGGACTACAAATGATACTAGCTCTACTGAACAATATGGCAG GTTCTTGAATTCTCTTTATGACTTCCTGGACGGTTCTTCTGATAATACGAAGTTTGAGGATGACTGTCGAGCTATTGTTGGAACTCAGTCATATGTTTTGTTCACAATAGACAAGCTAATATATAAACTTGTTAAACAT CTTCAAGCCGTTGCAGATGATGAGATGGATAACAAGCTTCTTCAATTATATGCACATGAGAAATCAAGAAAACCTGGAAGATTTTTTGATACAGTCTATCATGACAATGCTCGCATTCTTCTTCACGATGACAATATATATCGAGTTGAATGT TCACCTGCACCTACTCGTTTGTCTATTCAACTGATGGACTACGGTCGTGATAAGCCCGAAGTGACTGCTGTGTCAATTGACCCAAAATTTTCAGCATATCTGCACAATGACTTCCTAGCTGTTGTCCCTGACCAAAATAAGAAGTCTGGAATTTTCTTGAATAG GAATAAACGCAAATATGTCGTTGGCGATGAATTTACCAGCCAGGCCATGGATGGAGTCGACGTTTTCAATGGCTTGGAGTGCAAGATAGCTTGCAGTTCGTCTAAG GTTTCATATGTTTTAGATACCGAAGACTTTTTAATACGAACAAGAAGCAGAAGGAGAACCTTGCATCATAACAATTCATTCCATGAAAAGGCCAAGCCTTCAGAGAAATGTTCAAGCAGAGCTCAACGGTATCACCAGTTGTTTACAATCATATGA
- the LOC107631937 gene encoding pyruvate dehydrogenase E1 component subunit alpha, mitochondrial, with protein MALSRSGSNLLKPISPFFSCAPSILSRSISSSNDSITVETSIPFTAHNCEPPSRSVTTSAAELRSFFRDMALMRRMEIAADSLYKAKLIRGFCHLYDGQEAVAVGMEAAITRKDCIITAYRDHCTFLSRGGNLVEVFAELMGRRAGMSNGKGGSMHFYRKEGGFYGGHGIVGAQVPLGCGLAFAQKYSKDENVTFAMYGDGAANQGQLFEALNIAALWDLPAILVCENNHYGMGTAEWRAAKSPAYYKRGDYVPGLKVDGMDAFAVKQACKFAKEHALKNGPIILEMDTYRYHGHSMSDPGSTYRTRDEISGVRQERDPIERIRKLLLSHEISTETELKDIEKEVRKEVDNAISKAKESEMPDPSELFTNVYVKGFGVEAYGADRKELRATLP; from the exons ATGGCTCTCTCGCGTTCCGGATCCAATCTCCTGAAACCGATCTCACCTTTCTTCTCCTGCGCCCCATCGATTCTCAGCCGTTCGATCTCTTCCTCCAATGATTCCATCACCGTGGAGACCTCAATCCCCTTCACCGCTCACAACTGCGAACCTCCGTCGCGCTCCGTCACCACCTCCGCCGCCGAGCTCCGCTCTTTCTTCCGCGACATGGCCCTCATGCGCCGAATGGAGATCGCCGCCGACAGCCTCTACAAGGCTAAGCTCATCCGCGGCTTCTGCCACCTTTACGACGGTCAGGAGGCTGTCGCCGTCGGAATGGAGGCCGCCATCACCAGGAAGGATTGCATCATCACCGCGTACCGCGACCACTGCACCTTCCTCAGCCGCGGTGGAAACCTAGTCGAGGTTTTCGCCGAGCTCATGGGACGCCGCGCCGGAATGTCCAACGGCAAGGGCGGATCCATGCACTTTTACCGCAAGGAAGGCGGATTCTACGGCGGCCACGGCATCGTCGGAGCTCAGGTTCCGCTCGGTTGCGGATTGGCGTTCGCACAGAAGTACTCGAAGGATGAGAATGTGACTTTTGCTATGTATGGTGATGGTGCTGCTAATCAGGGACAGTTGTTTGAGGCTCTTAACATTGCTGCGCTTTGGGATTTGCCTGCAATTTTGGTCTGCGAGAATAATCATT ATGGAATGGGAACTGCTGAGTGGAGAGCTGCAAAGAGTCCTGCTTATTACAAGCGTGGGGATTATGTTCCCGGATTGAAG GTAGATGGCATGGATGCTTTTGCTGTGAAACAAGCATGCAAATTCGCAAAGGAGCATGCTTTAAAGAATGGACCAATT ATTCTTGAAATGGACACATACAGGTATCATGGTCACTCCATGTCTGACCCTGGTAGCACATACCGTACACGTGATGAGATTAGTGGTGTTAGACAG GAGCGTGATCCAATTGAGAGAATAAGAAAGTTGTTGCTGTCTCATGAGATTTCTACTGAGACAGAGCTAAAG GACATCGAGAAGGAGGTCAGAAAAGAAGTTGACAACGCCATTTCAAAAGCAAAG gagagtgagatgccagaTCCATCTGAACTATTTACTAATGTGTACGTTAAAGGTTTTGGTGTTGAG GCATATGGTGCTGATAGGAAAGAACTTAGAGCTACTCTGCCCTAA